The following coding sequences lie in one Hippopotamus amphibius kiboko isolate mHipAmp2 chromosome 17, mHipAmp2.hap2, whole genome shotgun sequence genomic window:
- the CD300LG gene encoding CMRF35-like molecule 9 isoform X1 — MRPLVLLWGCLLLPGYEAIVGPKEISGFEGDTVSLHCTYEEELKSYKKYWCRESGLFISRCSGTVYSGEYGQEGRVSVQDNPRKLRIEVILRNLTLEDKGQYWCGVERLGLDKTFLVSLLVFPGISRPAKRLDSTSREDTSFVPSRGSSKPRVSIPMIRILAPVLVLLALLLATGLAALGSYVLQWRKKVQQAAETQKKEKVHLSHLPQGNSWVPEHAVINNAEPTGPPASPNTEIRSLSQTSEEDAASWKNPEGDMTPGPPLPMSEDELDFSKFISV, encoded by the exons ATGCGGCCCCTAGTCCTGCTGTggggctgcctcctcctcccag GTTATGAAGCCATAGTGGGCCCAAAGGAAATCAGCGGCTTTGAAGGTGACACCGTGTCCCTGCACTGTACCTACGAGGAGGAGCTGAAGTCGTACAAGAAATACTGGTGCAGGGAGAGCGGGTTATTCATCTCCCGCTGCTCTGGGACTGTCTACTCTGGAGAATACGGCCAGGAAGGCAGGGTGTCCGTCCAAGACAACCCCCGGAAACTCAGGATCGAGGTGATTCTGAGGAACCTCACCCTGGAGGACAAGGGGCAATACTGGTGTGGGGTCGAAAGACTGGGCTTGGATAAGACTTTCTTGGTCTCTCTGCTTGTCTTTCCAG GGATCTCCCGCCCAGCCAAACGGCTGGATTCCACCTCAAGAGAGGACACCAGTTTTGTCCCCAGCAGGGGCAGCTCCAAGCCCAG GGTATCCATCCCGATGATCCGCATCTTGGCCCCCGTCCTGGTGCTGCTGGCCCTTCTGCTCGCCACAGGCCTGGCCGCCCTGGGCAGCTACGTGCTCCAGTGGAGGAAGAAAG TTCAACAGGCCGCAGAGACACAGAAGAAGGAGAAGGTCCATCTCTCCCACTTG CCTCAGGGGAACAGCTGGGTCCCAGAGCATGCGGTGATCAACAATGCAGAGCCCACTGGGCCTCCAGCCAGCCCCAACACGGAGATCCGGAGCCTGAGCCAG ACTTCAGAGGAAGACGCAGCCTCTTGGAAGAACCCTGAGGGAGACATGACCCCAGGACCTCCCCTCCCCATGTCTGAGGATGAGCTGGACTTTTCCAAGTTCATCTCAGTCTAG
- the CD300LG gene encoding CMRF35-like molecule 9 isoform X2: MRPLVLLWGCLLLPGYEAIVGPKEISGFEGDTVSLHCTYEEELKSYKKYWCRESGLFISRCSGTVYSGEYGQEGRVSVQDNPRKLRIEVILRNLTLEDKGQYWCGVERLGLDKTFLVSLLVFPGISRPAKRLDSTSREDTSFVPSRGSSKPRVSIPMIRILAPVLVLLALLLATGLAALGSYVLQWRKKVQQAAETQKKEKVHLSHLTSEEDAASWKNPEGDMTPGPPLPMSEDELDFSKFISV, from the exons ATGCGGCCCCTAGTCCTGCTGTggggctgcctcctcctcccag GTTATGAAGCCATAGTGGGCCCAAAGGAAATCAGCGGCTTTGAAGGTGACACCGTGTCCCTGCACTGTACCTACGAGGAGGAGCTGAAGTCGTACAAGAAATACTGGTGCAGGGAGAGCGGGTTATTCATCTCCCGCTGCTCTGGGACTGTCTACTCTGGAGAATACGGCCAGGAAGGCAGGGTGTCCGTCCAAGACAACCCCCGGAAACTCAGGATCGAGGTGATTCTGAGGAACCTCACCCTGGAGGACAAGGGGCAATACTGGTGTGGGGTCGAAAGACTGGGCTTGGATAAGACTTTCTTGGTCTCTCTGCTTGTCTTTCCAG GGATCTCCCGCCCAGCCAAACGGCTGGATTCCACCTCAAGAGAGGACACCAGTTTTGTCCCCAGCAGGGGCAGCTCCAAGCCCAG GGTATCCATCCCGATGATCCGCATCTTGGCCCCCGTCCTGGTGCTGCTGGCCCTTCTGCTCGCCACAGGCCTGGCCGCCCTGGGCAGCTACGTGCTCCAGTGGAGGAAGAAAG TTCAACAGGCCGCAGAGACACAGAAGAAGGAGAAGGTCCATCTCTCCCACTTG ACTTCAGAGGAAGACGCAGCCTCTTGGAAGAACCCTGAGGGAGACATGACCCCAGGACCTCCCCTCCCCATGTCTGAGGATGAGCTGGACTTTTCCAAGTTCATCTCAGTCTAG